The Columba livia isolate bColLiv1 breed racing homer chromosome 21, bColLiv1.pat.W.v2, whole genome shotgun sequence genome has a segment encoding these proteins:
- the PRDM2 gene encoding PR domain zinc finger protein 2 isoform X4 has protein sequence MCVDATDPEKGNWLRYINWARSGKEQNLFPLEINRTIYYKSLKPIAPGEELLVWYNGEDDPEIAAAIEEERASARSRRHSPKAKKGKKKTQEGKNKGKKAVDTNQKKAVLDSPSADMRDSKEGHKEEDETPSVSAVLSLEQTAVIQEMVNQEVLPKLMVPSPTSEPQMVTEDKQGEAINCASDDLDDDEEEDDEEEEDEEEIEDINMPKEHAEMPLICEEKLDSLEEQKSTSEESPESSPKKKLVVKVPKARGESNGDVQEMFMFPCQHCERKFTTKQGLERHMHIHISTFNHAFKCRYCGKAFGTQINRRRHERRHEAGPKRKPFLTLTSSQHLDNVADNQVIVDDGLKDDLNVSSLVQDSVALDSEKVSQEMSNSAFAEENKEPKELHPCKYCKKVFGTHTNMRRHQRRVHERHLIPKGVRRKGFFTEEPPLQTEQAPPVQSVYIASTEIEEEGEVDDVYIMDISSNISENLNYYIDGKIQSNSSTSNCDVIQMESNSADLYGLNCIISPVTVEISPNLKVTQTHVNEPPKEPSSSGSNESKKRRTASPPLIPKIKTEVDPEPVTPTSSLNLPLSISTESLPFHKEKGVYLSSKLKQLLQTQDSKKMTPSEIPKLGPSVTSSPILPPVSSRFKRRTSSPPSSPQHSPVLRDFVKSGEGKTVWNDNIRSSKMPKLESHSNSPAWNLTGREEKETLSTLCFEDYKISKDWTAAPTFGNVCNQQPLDLSSGMKQRSDVKNKNQVPWESVLDLSVHKKPCSDAEIREYKENSTQPTCSGVKKKKPTTCMLQKVLLNEYNGTDAAVDSALGVSRSASPSKPLETQADPDVDPALSASSLDTQPLSSSVSPVPQVAAVPSVCQLPPLLTPTNPPSPPPCPPVLTVATSPPSLLPTMPLPIPDVSASATNTSSCPSPLSNTTTQSPLPVLSPTVSPSPSPVPSVEPLISAASPGPPTLSSSSSSSSSSSFSSSSSSSSPSPPPLSVVSSVVSSADNLENTLPIIKQEEAENEQQKAREDPHTSSESVVQETFNKSFVCNVCESPFLSIKDLTKHLSIHAEEWPFKCEFCVQLFRDKTDLSEHRFLLHGVGNIFVCSICKKEFAFLCNLQQHQRDLHPDKECTHHQFESGTLRPQNFTDPSKANVEHMQSLPKDSLEPSKEEDDEDLNDSSEELYTTIKIMASGVKSKDPDVRMGLNQHYPSFKPPPFQYHHRNPMGIGVTATNFTTHNIPQTFTTAIRCTKCGKSVDNMPELHKHILACASASDKKRYTPKKNPVPLKQTVQPKNGMVVIAGPGKNAFRRMGQPKRLNFNVEISKMSSNKLKISALKKKNQLVQKAILQKKKSAQQKAELKNNPSESDSHICPYCNREFTYIGSLNKHASYSCPKKPISPSSKKNSKKSASSPSPASSEKGNSLRRRTADAEIKMQSTQPHLGKTRARTSGPAQLQLPSASFKSKQNVKFVSSIRSKKPNSSSSLRNSSPVRVSRMSHVDGKKTKVVAKNNSSGISSKVSRKLHVRIQRNNKAVLPSKSAVASKKKADRFAVKSHERIGGPITRSLQQAANAEAAENKRDESTKQELKDFSYRLRMASRCPSSSSHNTSARQCKKPNCAASQFFKE, from the exons gaaagaaaaagactcAGGAAGGTAAAAACAAGGGAAAGAAGGCAGTGGATACAAACCAGAAAAAGGCTGTTTTGGACTCTCCTTCTGCAGATATGAGGGATTCTAAAGAGG GTCATAAGGAGGAAGATGAAACAccttctgtttctgctgtgctgtccctggAGCAAACAGCTGTGATTCAGGAAATGGTAAATCAAGAGGTTCTTCCAAAGCTGATGGTCCCCAGTCCCACCAGTGAACCACAAATGGTGACAGAAGACAAACAAGGAGAAGCAATAAACTGTGCTTCAGATGACTTAGATGAtgatgaagaggaggatgatgaagaagaggaagatgaagaggagatAGAAGATATCAATATGCCTAAAGAACATGCTGAAATGCCTTTGATATGTGAAGAAAAGTTAGACTCTCTGGAAGAACAAAAGAGTACGTCAGAAGAATCTCCAGAAAGCTCTCCAAAGAAAAAGCTTGTTGTGAAAGTTCCAAAAGCGAGAGGTGAATCAAATGGTGATGTTCAGGAAATGTTCATGTTTCCCTGTCAGCATTGTGAGAGGAAGTTTACAACAAAGCAAGGACTTGAGCGCCACATGCACATCCACATCTCCACTTTCAACCATGCCTTCAAGTGTCGATACTGCGGGAAAGCCTTTGGTACTCAAATTAACAGGCGAAGACATGAGCGACGCCACGAGGCAGGGCCAAAAAGGAAACCGTTCCTAACACTGACGTCATCACAACACTTGGATAATGTTGCTGATAACCAAGTGATTGTGGATGATGGTCTGAAAGATGATCTGAATGTTTCCAGTCTTGTGCAAGACTCTGTTGCCTTGGATTCTGAGAAAGTTTCCCAAGAAATGTCAAACTCTGCTTTTGCTGAGGAAAATAAGGAACCCAAAGAATTGCACCCGTGCAAATACTGCAAAAAGGTTTTTGGAACTCACACCAACATGCGGAGGCACCAGCGTAGGGTTCACGAGCGTCATCTTATTCCCAAAGGTGTCAGAAGAAAAGGATTCTTCACTGAAGAGCCACCGCTTCAGACTGAGCAGGCCCCTCCAGTCCAGAGCGTGTACATAGCAAGTACAGAAATTGAAGAGGAAGGCGAAGTAGACGATGTCTATATCATGGATATTTCCAGCAATATCtctgaaaatttaaattattatattgaTGGTAAAATTCAGTCCAACAGCAGCACTAGCAATTGCGATGTGATTCAGATGGAGTCCAACTCTGCAGACTTGTATGGCCTAAATTGTATAATCAGTCCAGTTACGGTGGAAATCTCCCCGAATTTAAAGGTGACACAAACACATGTGAATGAACCTCCCAAGGAACCCTCCAGCAGTGGGAGCAATGAATCCAAAAAGAGAAGAACTGCCAGCCCTCCTCTCataccaaaaataaaaactgaagtaGACCCAGAACCCGTAACTCCTACTAGTTCTTTAAATCTTCCTCTTAGCATTTCAACAGAAAGCCTAccttttcataaagaaaaaggtGTTTATTTGTCatcaaaattaaaacagcttCTTCAGACACAGGACAGTAAGAAGATGACTCCAAGTGAAATCCCTAAACTAGGACCTTCTGTTACATCATCCCCTATTTTGCCTCCAGTATCCAGTAGGTTTAAAAGAAGGACCAGCTCCcctcccagctctccccagcaCAGTCCAGTTCTTCGAGACTTTGTCAAATCAGGTGAGGGAAAAACTGTGTGGAACGATAATATTCGGAGTTCAAAAATGCCAAAGTTAGAAAGCCACAGCAACTCACCCGCTTGGAACTTGActggaagggaggaaaaagagactTTGAGCACTCTGTGCTTTGAAGACTATAAAATATCAAAAGACTGGACAGCAGCTCCGACTTTTGGCAACGTGTGCAACCAGCAGCCGCTGGATTTATCTAGTGGCATGAAACAGAGGTCCGATGTCAAAAATAAGAATCAGGTTCCCTGGGAATCTGTTTTAGATTTAAGCGTACATAAGAAGCCTTGCAGTGATGCCGAAATTAGGGAATACAAAGAAAATTCCACACAACCAACCTGTAGTGgtgttaaaaagaagaaaccaacCACTTGCATGTTACAGAAGGTTCTGCTGAATGAGTACAACGGAACGGACGCGGCCGTGGACAGCGCGCTTGGTGTGAGCAGGAGCGCGAGCCCAAGCAAACCCCTGGAGACTCAGGCTGACCCTGACGTGGATCCTGCTCTCTCTGCATCTTCTCTTGACACTCAGCCCCTCAgttcctcagtttcccctgtGCCGCAGGTGGCTGCTGTGCCTTCCGTGTGCCAGCTGCCTCCTTTGTTAACGCCAACCaaccctccttcccctccgccctgcCCACCTGTCCTAACGGTTGCTACATCgcctccttcccttcttccaaCAATGCCGTTACCAATTCCAGATGTCTCTGCCAGTGCCACTAACACTTCTTCTTGCCCATCTCCTCTTTCTAACACTACTACCCAGTCCCCGCTGCCAGTTCTTTCGCCCACGGTTTCCCCTTCTCCATCTCCCGTTCCTTCTGTTGAACCtcttatttctgctgcttcaccTGGTCCTCCCACACTctcttcctcatcttcatcctcctcttcctcctctttctcctcctcttcatcttcatcatctCCGTCTCCACCTCCTCTGTCTGTAGTTTCTTCTGTCGTTTCCTCTGCTGATAATCTGGAAAATACTCTGCCGATAATAAAACAGGAAGAAGCTGAAAATGAGcaacagaaagcaagagaagatCCTCATACTTCAAGTGAATCAGTAGTGCAGGAAACATTCAATAAAAGCTTTGTGTGCAATGTCTGTGAATcaccttttctttctattaAAGACCTAACGAAGCATTTATCCATTCATGCTGAAGAATGGCCCTTCAAATGTGAATTCTGTGTACAGCTTTTTAGGGATAAAACGGACTTGTCGGAACATCGCTTTCTGCTTCACGGAGTAGGAAACATCTTTGTTTGCTCCATCTGTAAAAAGGAATTTGCTTTTTTGTGCAATTTGCAACAGCATCAGCGGGATCTCCATCCAGACAAGGAGTGCACACATCATCAGTTTGAAAGTGGGACTTTGAGACCCCAGAATTTTACGGACCCCAGTAAGGCCAATGTGGAGCACATGCAGAGCCTGCCCAAAGATTCTTTGGAACCTTCTAAAGAGGAGGACGATGAAGATCTGAATGATTCCTCTGAAGAGCTTTATACTACTATAAAAATAATGGCATCTGGAGTCAAATCGAAAGATCCAGATGTTCGTATGGGCCTCAATCAACACTACCCAAGCTTTAAACCCCCTCCATTTCAATATCACCACCGGAATCCTATGGGTATTGGAGTTACTGCAACAAACTTCACAACCCACAATATTCCACAGACTTTTACTACTGCCATTCGATGCACAAAATGCGGTAAGAGTGTTGATAACATGCCTGAGTTACACAAACACATACTGGCCTGTGCATCTGCCAGTGACAAAAAGAGATACACACCTAAAAAGAATCCAGTACCACTGAAACAAACGGTGCAGCCAAAGAATGGCATGGTTGTCATAGCCGGCCCTGGAAAGAACGCCTTCAGGCGAATGGGTCAGCCCAAAAGACTTAATTTCAATGTTGAGATTAGCAAAATGTCttcaaataaactgaaaataagtGCATTGAAAAAGAAGAACCAGCTTGTCCAGAAGGCTAtcttgcaaaaaaagaaatctgcccAGCAGAAGGCAGAGCTGAAAAATAATCCGTCCGAGTCAGACTCTCACATCTGCCCCTACTGTAATAGAGAGTTTACTTATATCGGGAGTTTGAATAAGCATGCGTCATACAGCTGTCCCAAAAAACCCATCTCTCCCTCCTCTAAAAAGAACTCAAAAAAAAGTGCAAGTTCTCCTTCACCTGCAAGCAGCGAAAAAGGCAACAGCCTGCGCAGGAGAACGGCGGATGCAGAAATCAAAATGCAGAGCACGCAGCCCCACTTGGGCAAGACCAGAGCGCGGACCTCGGGACCCGcacagctccagctgccctCCGCATCCTTCAAATCCAAACAAAACGTGAAATTCGTGTCTTCGATTCGCTCTAAAAAGCCAAATTCCTCTTCGTCGTTGAGGAACTCTAGTCCTGTGAGAGTGTCCAGAATGTCCCACGTTGATGGGAAAAAAACTAAGGTGGTCGCTAAGAACAATTCCTCTGGAATCTCAAGCAAAGTGTCCCGGAAATTGCACGTCAGAATACAAAGGAATAATAAAGCGGTTTTGCCGAGTAAATCTGCTGTGGCGAGTAAGAAAAAGGCAGACAGGTTCGCTGTCAAGTCTCACGAGAGGATCGGGGGGCCGATCACACGGAGCCTGCAGCAGGCAGCAAACGCAGAGGCGGCGGAAAACAAAAGAGACGAAAGTACAAAGCAAGAGCTAAAAGATTTCAG TTACAGGCTCCGCATGGCCTCTAGatgtccctcctcctcctcgcatAACACCAGCGCCAGGCAGTGTAAGAAACCCAACTGCGCAGCATCCCAGTTCTTCAAGGAATAG
- the PRDM2 gene encoding PR domain zinc finger protein 2 isoform X1 — protein sequence MNQNTTEPAVAVETLDDVPEHVLRGLPEDVRLFPSAVDKTRLGVWATKSILKGKKFGPFVGDKKKRSQVKSNVYMWEVYYPNLGWMCVDATDPEKGNWLRYINWARSGKEQNLFPLEINRTIYYKSLKPIAPGEELLVWYNGEDDPEIAAAIEEERASARSRRHSPKAKKGKKKTQEGKNKGKKAVDTNQKKAVLDSPSADMRDSKEGHKEEDETPSVSAVLSLEQTAVIQEMVNQEVLPKLMVPSPTSEPQMVTEDKQGEAINCASDDLDDDEEEDDEEEEDEEEIEDINMPKEHAEMPLICEEKLDSLEEQKSTSEESPESSPKKKLVVKVPKARGESNGDVQEMFMFPCQHCERKFTTKQGLERHMHIHISTFNHAFKCRYCGKAFGTQINRRRHERRHEAGPKRKPFLTLTSSQHLDNVADNQVIVDDGLKDDLNVSSLVQDSVALDSEKVSQEMSNSAFAEENKEPKELHPCKYCKKVFGTHTNMRRHQRRVHERHLIPKGVRRKGFFTEEPPLQTEQAPPVQSVYIASTEIEEEGEVDDVYIMDISSNISENLNYYIDGKIQSNSSTSNCDVIQMESNSADLYGLNCIISPVTVEISPNLKVTQTHVNEPPKEPSSSGSNESKKRRTASPPLIPKIKTEVDPEPVTPTSSLNLPLSISTESLPFHKEKGVYLSSKLKQLLQTQDSKKMTPSEIPKLGPSVTSSPILPPVSSRFKRRTSSPPSSPQHSPVLRDFVKSGEGKTVWNDNIRSSKMPKLESHSNSPAWNLTGREEKETLSTLCFEDYKISKDWTAAPTFGNVCNQQPLDLSSGMKQRSDVKNKNQVPWESVLDLSVHKKPCSDAEIREYKENSTQPTCSGVKKKKPTTCMLQKVLLNEYNGTDAAVDSALGVSRSASPSKPLETQADPDVDPALSASSLDTQPLSSSVSPVPQVAAVPSVCQLPPLLTPTNPPSPPPCPPVLTVATSPPSLLPTMPLPIPDVSASATNTSSCPSPLSNTTTQSPLPVLSPTVSPSPSPVPSVEPLISAASPGPPTLSSSSSSSSSSSFSSSSSSSSPSPPPLSVVSSVVSSADNLENTLPIIKQEEAENEQQKAREDPHTSSESVVQETFNKSFVCNVCESPFLSIKDLTKHLSIHAEEWPFKCEFCVQLFRDKTDLSEHRFLLHGVGNIFVCSICKKEFAFLCNLQQHQRDLHPDKECTHHQFESGTLRPQNFTDPSKANVEHMQSLPKDSLEPSKEEDDEDLNDSSEELYTTIKIMASGVKSKDPDVRMGLNQHYPSFKPPPFQYHHRNPMGIGVTATNFTTHNIPQTFTTAIRCTKCGKSVDNMPELHKHILACASASDKKRYTPKKNPVPLKQTVQPKNGMVVIAGPGKNAFRRMGQPKRLNFNVEISKMSSNKLKISALKKKNQLVQKAILQKKKSAQQKAELKNNPSESDSHICPYCNREFTYIGSLNKHASYSCPKKPISPSSKKNSKKSASSPSPASSEKGNSLRRRTADAEIKMQSTQPHLGKTRARTSGPAQLQLPSASFKSKQNVKFVSSIRSKKPNSSSSLRNSSPVRVSRMSHVDGKKTKVVAKNNSSGISSKVSRKLHVRIQRNNKAVLPSKSAVASKKKADRFAVKSHERIGGPITRSLQQAANAEAAENKRDESTKQELKDFSYRLRMASRCPSSSSHNTSARQCKKPNCAASQFFKE from the exons gaaagaaaaagactcAGGAAGGTAAAAACAAGGGAAAGAAGGCAGTGGATACAAACCAGAAAAAGGCTGTTTTGGACTCTCCTTCTGCAGATATGAGGGATTCTAAAGAGG GTCATAAGGAGGAAGATGAAACAccttctgtttctgctgtgctgtccctggAGCAAACAGCTGTGATTCAGGAAATGGTAAATCAAGAGGTTCTTCCAAAGCTGATGGTCCCCAGTCCCACCAGTGAACCACAAATGGTGACAGAAGACAAACAAGGAGAAGCAATAAACTGTGCTTCAGATGACTTAGATGAtgatgaagaggaggatgatgaagaagaggaagatgaagaggagatAGAAGATATCAATATGCCTAAAGAACATGCTGAAATGCCTTTGATATGTGAAGAAAAGTTAGACTCTCTGGAAGAACAAAAGAGTACGTCAGAAGAATCTCCAGAAAGCTCTCCAAAGAAAAAGCTTGTTGTGAAAGTTCCAAAAGCGAGAGGTGAATCAAATGGTGATGTTCAGGAAATGTTCATGTTTCCCTGTCAGCATTGTGAGAGGAAGTTTACAACAAAGCAAGGACTTGAGCGCCACATGCACATCCACATCTCCACTTTCAACCATGCCTTCAAGTGTCGATACTGCGGGAAAGCCTTTGGTACTCAAATTAACAGGCGAAGACATGAGCGACGCCACGAGGCAGGGCCAAAAAGGAAACCGTTCCTAACACTGACGTCATCACAACACTTGGATAATGTTGCTGATAACCAAGTGATTGTGGATGATGGTCTGAAAGATGATCTGAATGTTTCCAGTCTTGTGCAAGACTCTGTTGCCTTGGATTCTGAGAAAGTTTCCCAAGAAATGTCAAACTCTGCTTTTGCTGAGGAAAATAAGGAACCCAAAGAATTGCACCCGTGCAAATACTGCAAAAAGGTTTTTGGAACTCACACCAACATGCGGAGGCACCAGCGTAGGGTTCACGAGCGTCATCTTATTCCCAAAGGTGTCAGAAGAAAAGGATTCTTCACTGAAGAGCCACCGCTTCAGACTGAGCAGGCCCCTCCAGTCCAGAGCGTGTACATAGCAAGTACAGAAATTGAAGAGGAAGGCGAAGTAGACGATGTCTATATCATGGATATTTCCAGCAATATCtctgaaaatttaaattattatattgaTGGTAAAATTCAGTCCAACAGCAGCACTAGCAATTGCGATGTGATTCAGATGGAGTCCAACTCTGCAGACTTGTATGGCCTAAATTGTATAATCAGTCCAGTTACGGTGGAAATCTCCCCGAATTTAAAGGTGACACAAACACATGTGAATGAACCTCCCAAGGAACCCTCCAGCAGTGGGAGCAATGAATCCAAAAAGAGAAGAACTGCCAGCCCTCCTCTCataccaaaaataaaaactgaagtaGACCCAGAACCCGTAACTCCTACTAGTTCTTTAAATCTTCCTCTTAGCATTTCAACAGAAAGCCTAccttttcataaagaaaaaggtGTTTATTTGTCatcaaaattaaaacagcttCTTCAGACACAGGACAGTAAGAAGATGACTCCAAGTGAAATCCCTAAACTAGGACCTTCTGTTACATCATCCCCTATTTTGCCTCCAGTATCCAGTAGGTTTAAAAGAAGGACCAGCTCCcctcccagctctccccagcaCAGTCCAGTTCTTCGAGACTTTGTCAAATCAGGTGAGGGAAAAACTGTGTGGAACGATAATATTCGGAGTTCAAAAATGCCAAAGTTAGAAAGCCACAGCAACTCACCCGCTTGGAACTTGActggaagggaggaaaaagagactTTGAGCACTCTGTGCTTTGAAGACTATAAAATATCAAAAGACTGGACAGCAGCTCCGACTTTTGGCAACGTGTGCAACCAGCAGCCGCTGGATTTATCTAGTGGCATGAAACAGAGGTCCGATGTCAAAAATAAGAATCAGGTTCCCTGGGAATCTGTTTTAGATTTAAGCGTACATAAGAAGCCTTGCAGTGATGCCGAAATTAGGGAATACAAAGAAAATTCCACACAACCAACCTGTAGTGgtgttaaaaagaagaaaccaacCACTTGCATGTTACAGAAGGTTCTGCTGAATGAGTACAACGGAACGGACGCGGCCGTGGACAGCGCGCTTGGTGTGAGCAGGAGCGCGAGCCCAAGCAAACCCCTGGAGACTCAGGCTGACCCTGACGTGGATCCTGCTCTCTCTGCATCTTCTCTTGACACTCAGCCCCTCAgttcctcagtttcccctgtGCCGCAGGTGGCTGCTGTGCCTTCCGTGTGCCAGCTGCCTCCTTTGTTAACGCCAACCaaccctccttcccctccgccctgcCCACCTGTCCTAACGGTTGCTACATCgcctccttcccttcttccaaCAATGCCGTTACCAATTCCAGATGTCTCTGCCAGTGCCACTAACACTTCTTCTTGCCCATCTCCTCTTTCTAACACTACTACCCAGTCCCCGCTGCCAGTTCTTTCGCCCACGGTTTCCCCTTCTCCATCTCCCGTTCCTTCTGTTGAACCtcttatttctgctgcttcaccTGGTCCTCCCACACTctcttcctcatcttcatcctcctcttcctcctctttctcctcctcttcatcttcatcatctCCGTCTCCACCTCCTCTGTCTGTAGTTTCTTCTGTCGTTTCCTCTGCTGATAATCTGGAAAATACTCTGCCGATAATAAAACAGGAAGAAGCTGAAAATGAGcaacagaaagcaagagaagatCCTCATACTTCAAGTGAATCAGTAGTGCAGGAAACATTCAATAAAAGCTTTGTGTGCAATGTCTGTGAATcaccttttctttctattaAAGACCTAACGAAGCATTTATCCATTCATGCTGAAGAATGGCCCTTCAAATGTGAATTCTGTGTACAGCTTTTTAGGGATAAAACGGACTTGTCGGAACATCGCTTTCTGCTTCACGGAGTAGGAAACATCTTTGTTTGCTCCATCTGTAAAAAGGAATTTGCTTTTTTGTGCAATTTGCAACAGCATCAGCGGGATCTCCATCCAGACAAGGAGTGCACACATCATCAGTTTGAAAGTGGGACTTTGAGACCCCAGAATTTTACGGACCCCAGTAAGGCCAATGTGGAGCACATGCAGAGCCTGCCCAAAGATTCTTTGGAACCTTCTAAAGAGGAGGACGATGAAGATCTGAATGATTCCTCTGAAGAGCTTTATACTACTATAAAAATAATGGCATCTGGAGTCAAATCGAAAGATCCAGATGTTCGTATGGGCCTCAATCAACACTACCCAAGCTTTAAACCCCCTCCATTTCAATATCACCACCGGAATCCTATGGGTATTGGAGTTACTGCAACAAACTTCACAACCCACAATATTCCACAGACTTTTACTACTGCCATTCGATGCACAAAATGCGGTAAGAGTGTTGATAACATGCCTGAGTTACACAAACACATACTGGCCTGTGCATCTGCCAGTGACAAAAAGAGATACACACCTAAAAAGAATCCAGTACCACTGAAACAAACGGTGCAGCCAAAGAATGGCATGGTTGTCATAGCCGGCCCTGGAAAGAACGCCTTCAGGCGAATGGGTCAGCCCAAAAGACTTAATTTCAATGTTGAGATTAGCAAAATGTCttcaaataaactgaaaataagtGCATTGAAAAAGAAGAACCAGCTTGTCCAGAAGGCTAtcttgcaaaaaaagaaatctgcccAGCAGAAGGCAGAGCTGAAAAATAATCCGTCCGAGTCAGACTCTCACATCTGCCCCTACTGTAATAGAGAGTTTACTTATATCGGGAGTTTGAATAAGCATGCGTCATACAGCTGTCCCAAAAAACCCATCTCTCCCTCCTCTAAAAAGAACTCAAAAAAAAGTGCAAGTTCTCCTTCACCTGCAAGCAGCGAAAAAGGCAACAGCCTGCGCAGGAGAACGGCGGATGCAGAAATCAAAATGCAGAGCACGCAGCCCCACTTGGGCAAGACCAGAGCGCGGACCTCGGGACCCGcacagctccagctgccctCCGCATCCTTCAAATCCAAACAAAACGTGAAATTCGTGTCTTCGATTCGCTCTAAAAAGCCAAATTCCTCTTCGTCGTTGAGGAACTCTAGTCCTGTGAGAGTGTCCAGAATGTCCCACGTTGATGGGAAAAAAACTAAGGTGGTCGCTAAGAACAATTCCTCTGGAATCTCAAGCAAAGTGTCCCGGAAATTGCACGTCAGAATACAAAGGAATAATAAAGCGGTTTTGCCGAGTAAATCTGCTGTGGCGAGTAAGAAAAAGGCAGACAGGTTCGCTGTCAAGTCTCACGAGAGGATCGGGGGGCCGATCACACGGAGCCTGCAGCAGGCAGCAAACGCAGAGGCGGCGGAAAACAAAAGAGACGAAAGTACAAAGCAAGAGCTAAAAGATTTCAG TTACAGGCTCCGCATGGCCTCTAGatgtccctcctcctcctcgcatAACACCAGCGCCAGGCAGTGTAAGAAACCCAACTGCGCAGCATCCCAGTTCTTCAAGGAATAG